The Pelobates fuscus isolate aPelFus1 chromosome 2, aPelFus1.pri, whole genome shotgun sequence genome has a segment encoding these proteins:
- the AGT gene encoding angiotensinogen yields the protein MKVQIILLHLAAYVAVSVCNRVYVHPFNLFNFNKTECEKAEKLNHTIEKLFIPISIDSKIKSEEELVKEKTSFDVKHLGITGNYMLNRLTYLMNDFGFRALNALMKMSKDDTFLLSYTNLYATMISFYLGASGDTSDDLQTILGFLHSSGHADCASKVNGLKVLSTLRNIDNLLFSKGANIDALTIACIFVAPDVPLSEMFVQNLLPSADELYVRSVDFTNSIKAAELINDFLESRTSKKNQNVLKSTAESTNLLYTSYIHFTGKVNNSFLFPEPQDFWIEPNRKILVPMLSVSGTFQYKTDDTTNQTVLKLPISENDFLLLVQPTNGNTLENIESSISWDTFQKWLNNLSNRKINLSLPKLEIESSYDIQEILAKLGVPSLLGNTANFRKISNVDIQVGQIINKVNFELESIALDTSEAKSHLSDKDDIEPLEVKYNEPFLLAVFEGTTKAFIFIGRITNPVNAL from the exons ATGAAGGTCCAAATCATTCTTCTGCATTTAGCTGCTTATGTTGCTGTGTCAGTGTGCAACCGTGTCTATGTGCATCCTTTCAACCTTTTCAACTTCAACAAAACAGAGTGTGAAAAAGCTGAAAAGCTAAATCACACAATTGAAAAGCTTTTCATACCCATCTCAATTGATTCCAAGATAAAGTCTGAAGAGGAACTGGTGAAAGAGAAAACATCCTTCGACGTAAAACATCTTGGAATTACAGGAAACTACATGTTAAATAGGTTGACATATTTAATGAATGATTTTGGTTTCCGGGCCCTAAATGCATTGATGAAAATGAGCAAAGATGACACTTTTCTCCTGTCCTATACCAACTTATATGCGACTATGATATCTTTCTATCTTGGTGCCTCTGGAGATACTTCGGATGATCTACAGACAATTTTGGGCTTTCTGCACTCATCAGGTCATGCAGACTGTGCATCGAAGGTGAATGGCCTTAAAGTTCTTTCAACCCTCAGAAACATTGACAACCTACTCTTTTCCAAAGGTGCCAACATTGATGCCTTGACTATAGCGTGCATCTTTGTTGCCCCAGACGTCCCATTATCAGAGATGTTTGTACAGAACTTGCTTCCATCAGCTGACGAACTTTATGTGAGGTCAGTTGATTTCACAAATTCAATTAAAGCTGCAGAATTGATCAATGATTTTTTGGAGTCTCGAacatcaaaaaaaaatcaaaatgtattAAAGTCTACTGCTGAATCGACCAATCTTTTATACACAAGCTACATCCATTTCACAG GTAAGGTAAACAATTCCTTTTTGTTTCCTGAACCTCAAGACTTTTGGATTGAGCCAAACAGGAAAATTCTGGTTCCAATGTTGTCAGTATCTGGAACGTTCCAATATAAGACCGATGATACCACGAATCAAACAGTATTAAAGCTTCCTATTAGTGAAAATGACTTCTTATTGTTGGTCCAGCCAACTAACGGGAACACACTTGAGAACATAGAGTCTTCAATCTCTTGGGATACATTTCAAAAATGGTTGAATAATTTATCAAATAG gaaGATCAACTTATCTCTACCAAAGCTGGAAATAGAAAGTTCCTATGACATTCAAGAGATTCTTGCCAAACTAGGAGTTCCATCTCTACTTGGAAATACAGCGAATTTTAGGAAAATAAGCAATGTTGACATACAAGTTGGGCAG ATtataaataaagttaattttGAATTGGAAAGCATTGCCTTGGACACAAGTGAAGCAAAGAGTCATTTGTCGGACAAAGATGACATTGAACCTCTGGAAGTGAAATATAATGAGCCTTTTCTCCTAGCTGTATTTGAAGGCACCACaaaagcatttatttttattggcaGAATAACAAATCCTGTAAATGCCCTTTAA